The following nucleotide sequence is from Microbulbifer sp. A4B17.
ACCTGGGCAATGCCCACAATTTCTTCGCGTATTTCCGGATCAAGCATACCGGACAGCGCCTGCTTCACTTCGTCGAGCAGGTTGTAGATTACGCTGTAGTAACGAATCTCTACGCCTTCTGTCTCAGCAACCTTTCGGGCAGCCACATCAGCACGGGTGTTGAAGCCCAGTACGATAGCGCCGGAGGTCAGGGCCAGGTTGATATCGTTCTCGGCGATACCACCTACACCGCTGGACACGATGTTGACAGAAACTTCTTCGTTGCCGATATCCGCCAATGCGCCCAGGATAGCTTCCAGGGAGCCGCGAACGTCCGCTTTGATAACAACCGGCAGTACTTTGCGCTCGCCGGCTTCCATGTTCGCAAACATGTTTTCCAGCTTGGCCGCTTGCTGGCGCTGCATGCGCTCGCGGCGCTCTTTATCACCGCGCTGTTCGGCTACTTCACGAGCTCTGCGCTCATCCGCAACCACCATGAACTCGTCACCGGCGTTGGGTGTGGTGTCCAGACCCAGCAGCTCAACCGGAGTTGAAGGGCCAGCTTCTTTAACCTGCTTGCCCAGCTCGTTGGTCATGGCGCGAACACGGCCGTAGCTCTGGCCTGCCAGTACGATATCGCCGCGCTTCAGCTCGCCGTTCTGTACCAACAGGGTGGCCACAACTCCGCGACCTTTTTCCAGGCGGGATTCGATCACAACACCCGTTGCCGGTACCTTGACCTTGGCCTTCAGCTCCAGCATCTCTGCTTGCAGGGAAATCGCTTCCAGCAGGTCGTCAATACCTTCACCCGTGTGTGCAGACACGTTGATGAACTGGGTATCGCCGCCCCAGTCTTCAGGAATTACATCTTTCGCAGCCAGCTCGTTTTTAACGCGATCTGGATCGGCAGCTTCTTTGTCGCACTTGTTGATTGCAACAACCAGCGGTACACCGGCAGCGCGGGCGTGGTTCACAGCTTCTTCAGTCTGCGGCATCACACCGTCGTCAGCGGCCACAACCAGAATCACGACGTCAGTCGCCTGGGCGCCACGGGCGCGCATTGCAGTAAAGGCGGCGTGTCCCGGGGTATCCAGGAAAGCGATCTCGCCCTGGCTGGTTTTTACTCGGTAAGCACCGATGTGCTGGGTAATACCACCAGCCTCACCGGAAGCCACCTTAGTCTTACGGATGTAGTCCAGCAGGGAGGTTTTACCGTGGTCAACGTGCCCCATAACGGTAACTACCGGTGCGCGGGACACCTCAGTGCCTTCACTGGCCTGGGTCTCGGCAACCAGCGCTTCCTCCAGCTCGCTCTCAGAGCGGAATACCACCTTGTGGCCCATCTCCTCGATGATCAGCTGTGCAGTTTCACGGTCCAGGCTCTGGTTGATAGTAACCATCTCGCCCATTTTCATCAGGCGCTTGATCAGGTCACCGGCTTTCACATTCATCTGTTTGGCCAGCTCGCCAACAGTGATGGTTTCGCCCAACTGTACTTCGTACACCTGTTTCTCCGTGGGCCTTTTAAAGCCGTGCGTAGGTTTAACCTTCAAGGTCGGACGAGACAGGGAGCGCGTGCTGCGCTTGGATGCTTCGTCTTCCTCAAATACTTCCAGCGCCTGTTCGTACAGAGCGGTTTTGCTGGATTTTTTCGGGCCGGACTTGGAGCGGCGACCGCGACGTTTACGCGGCTCATCCTCAGAGCGATCAGCTTCAGCGGGGGCGGTGGTTGCCGCCTCCAGCTTGCGACGCAGAGCAGGCTTGACCTCACTAGTCTTTTCGGCACCTTTCGCTGATGCCGGCTTAGCCTTGACTGCCTGTGCAGCTTTGTCTTTCTTTTCCTGGGCTGCGCGTCGGTCAGCTTCTAATTTGGCTTTCTTCTCTTCAAGTTCACGCTTTTCCTGCTCAGCCTGTTGCTTGCGACGCTCCATCGCGGCAATTCGCATTGCCTCGATATCGTCTGAATAGCTTGAGCGGATTGGTGCGGCGGGCTCTGCCTTTTTCACTACGTTTTCCGCGGTCTTATCCTCTGCTTCAGCCGCCTTCTGGTCGGCTTTTACTTCACTTTTTGCTTTTGCCTTCGCTTCCGCTTCAGCCTTGGCTTTCGCTTCTGCTTCGGCCTTGGCTTTGGCTTCCGCTTCAGCCTTGGCTTTCGCCTCGGCTTCAGCTATCGCCCTTTCTTCCGCCGCTATGCGTGCAGCTTCTGCCTCAGCTTCAGCGCGCGCACGCTCTGCTTCGGCCTCCAGTCTTTCCTGCTCGCTGTGCAGGGCTTCAACTGCCGTTTCCTGTTCGGGGCTACCGGATTCCTCACCTGCCGCTACGGTTTCAAGCTCCGCTTGAGGGCGCTTCACATAGGTGCGCTTCTTGCGCACTTCCACATTCACAGTCTTGCGGCCGGTGCCAGAGCCGGTCTTCAGTGTGGTTGTGGTTTTGCGCTTCAAGGTGATCTTGCGCGGCGTCGCACCCTGCTCCCCGTGACTGCTTTTCAGGAAGCTGAGCAAGACCTGCTTTTCCTCGTCTGACACCACTGCATCTGCAGAGGTGTGAGGCAAACCCGCTTCTTTCATCTGCTTCAGCAGACGGTCTTCGGTGGCACCAACCGATTTGGCGAGTTCGCTAACTGTTACTTCGGCCATTCTCTCTCCTAAAAGTCACTTGGTCGGAGGGGGTTACTTATACGTAATTTATCTATTGCTGCTGCGCTTAAGCTTCTTCTTCGCCGCTGTCATCGGCAAACCAGGGCTCACGCGCTTTCATAATCAGCGCTGCAGCGCGCTCCTGGTCGAGACCTTCGATATCCAGCAGGTCATCAACGGCTTGCTCTGCCAGGTCTTCCATCGTGGCAATGCCACGGCTGGCCAGTTGGAATGCCAGCTGGCGTTCCATACCGTCCATATTTAACAGATCATCCTGGGGCTCGGACGCATCCAGTTTCTCTTCAGATGCCAGCGCCTGGGTCAACAGACTATCCTTGGCGCGGGCGCGCAGCTCTTCAGCGATATCCTCATCGAAACCCTCGATAGCGAGCATTTCTTCGATGGGCACGTAAGCTACTTCTTCCAGAGAGGCGAAGCCCTCTTCAACCAGTACGCCAGCAACGTCTTCATCGATATCCAAGCGATCCATAAACACCTGCATGATGGAGCTGGACTCGGCTTCCTGCTTGCTCTGCCACTCGTCACTGCTCATGACATTAATCTGCCACTGTGTCAGTTCGGAGGCCAGGCGCACATTCTGACCGCTGCGGCCAATAGCCATTGCGAGGTTTTCCTCTGCTACCGCCACATCCATGGAGCCGGTATCTTCGTCGACAACGATAGATTCAATTTCTGCTGGCGCCATTGCGTTGATCACGAACTGAGCGGGGTTCTCATCCCACAGTACGATATCTACGCGCTCACCAGACAGTTCGTTAGAAACCGCCTGAACACGCGCTCCACGCATACCCACACAGGCTCCCACAGGATCGATACGGCCATCGTTGGTATTTACAGCGATTTTTGCACGCAGACCGGGGTCGCGGGCGGCACCTTTAATTTCGATAACCTGCTCGGAAATTTCCGGCACTTCAATGCGGAACAGTTCGATAATCATTTCCGGGCAGGAGCGGCTCAGCATCAACTGAGGGCCGCGGGCTTCCGGCTGGATTTCCAACAGGATTGCGCGCACGCGATCGCCGAGTCGGAAAATTTCGCGGCCAACCAGCTGATCGCGGGGCAGGCGCGCTTCGGCGTTATTACCCAGGTCTACAGCGATAAAATCGCGGGTCACCTTCTTCACAGTGCCGCTAACCATCTCGCCGACGCGATCGCGGTACTCGTCTACAACCTTGGCGCGTTCGGCTTCACGTACCTTCTGTACGATGACCTGCTTTGCGGTCTGTGCGGCGATGCGGCCAAATTCTACATTTTCCACCTGTTCGCGGAAAACGTCACCTGCTTTCAGGTCAGCATCTTTTTCGTGAGCTTCTTCCAGGGTGAACTGGGTACCCAACTCAGCCAAGACATCATCACC
It contains:
- the nusA gene encoding transcription termination factor NusA; protein product: MNKEILLVAEAVSNEKGVDQEIIFQAIEAALATATKKRYDEDSTIEVIIDRRSGDYETFRSWEVVGDDVLAELGTQFTLEEAHEKDADLKAGDVFREQVENVEFGRIAAQTAKQVIVQKVREAERAKVVDEYRDRVGEMVSGTVKKVTRDFIAVDLGNNAEARLPRDQLVGREIFRLGDRVRAILLEIQPEARGPQLMLSRSCPEMIIELFRIEVPEISEQVIEIKGAARDPGLRAKIAVNTNDGRIDPVGACVGMRGARVQAVSNELSGERVDIVLWDENPAQFVINAMAPAEIESIVVDEDTGSMDVAVAEENLAMAIGRSGQNVRLASELTQWQINVMSSDEWQSKQEAESSSIMQVFMDRLDIDEDVAGVLVEEGFASLEEVAYVPIEEMLAIEGFDEDIAEELRARAKDSLLTQALASEEKLDASEPQDDLLNMDGMERQLAFQLASRGIATMEDLAEQAVDDLLDIEGLDQERAAALIMKAREPWFADDSGEEEA
- the infB gene encoding translation initiation factor IF-2 — its product is MAEVTVSELAKSVGATEDRLLKQMKEAGLPHTSADAVVSDEEKQVLLSFLKSSHGEQGATPRKITLKRKTTTTLKTGSGTGRKTVNVEVRKKRTYVKRPQAELETVAAGEESGSPEQETAVEALHSEQERLEAEAERARAEAEAEAARIAAEERAIAEAEAKAKAEAEAKAKAEAEAKAKAEAEAKAKAKSEVKADQKAAEAEDKTAENVVKKAEPAAPIRSSYSDDIEAMRIAAMERRKQQAEQEKRELEEKKAKLEADRRAAQEKKDKAAQAVKAKPASAKGAEKTSEVKPALRRKLEAATTAPAEADRSEDEPRKRRGRRSKSGPKKSSKTALYEQALEVFEEDEASKRSTRSLSRPTLKVKPTHGFKRPTEKQVYEVQLGETITVGELAKQMNVKAGDLIKRLMKMGEMVTINQSLDRETAQLIIEEMGHKVVFRSESELEEALVAETQASEGTEVSRAPVVTVMGHVDHGKTSLLDYIRKTKVASGEAGGITQHIGAYRVKTSQGEIAFLDTPGHAAFTAMRARGAQATDVVILVVAADDGVMPQTEEAVNHARAAGVPLVVAINKCDKEAADPDRVKNELAAKDVIPEDWGGDTQFINVSAHTGEGIDDLLEAISLQAEMLELKAKVKVPATGVVIESRLEKGRGVVATLLVQNGELKRGDIVLAGQSYGRVRAMTNELGKQVKEAGPSTPVELLGLDTTPNAGDEFMVVADERRAREVAEQRGDKERRERMQRQQAAKLENMFANMEAGERKVLPVVIKADVRGSLEAILGALADIGNEEVSVNIVSSGVGGIAENDINLALTSGAIVLGFNTRADVAARKVAETEGVEIRYYSVIYNLLDEVKQALSGMLDPEIREEIVGIAQVRDVFRSPKFGAIAGCMVTEGTVYRNKPIRVLRDNVVIYQGELESLRRFKDDVQDVRNGMECGIGVKDYNDVKSGDQIEVYDIVKVAREL